Proteins encoded in a region of the Streptomyces sp. PCS3-D2 genome:
- a CDS encoding NAD(P)-binding domain-containing protein encodes MTRTDDLVVIGAGPYGLSIAAHAAAAGLGVRLLGRPMAAWRDHMPEGMYLKSEPWSSNLSAPDGRHTLAEYCASRGTVAEHGTPLPIGTFSGYGMWFARHAGPPVEEVTVTEVTPEGEGFRVRTAEGPPLLARTVAVAVGVMPFTQYPEALADLPPAHYSHSSGHRDLSGFAGHDVAVLGAGQAALETAALLAERGARPCLVARRSRLNWNTVPQPLARPALRALREPHSGLGTGWRSWVWSELPWAVRRLPAHTRERIAATALGPAGAWWLRDRFERRVPALLGHRLHRAVAAGERTRLGLTTPAGESTVLDVSHVIAATGFVPDLARLGMLDAPLRAALRTVGGGRAPELGPGFESSWPGLFFAGLLAAPSFGPSMRFVHGAGFTAGRLVAGVRKRLGARRPRPGPPGVARWDRVASPGPGPGVPPGHPKTYLR; translated from the coding sequence GTGACACGGACCGACGATCTCGTGGTGATCGGAGCCGGCCCGTACGGGCTGTCGATCGCCGCCCACGCGGCCGCCGCGGGGCTCGGCGTACGGCTGTTGGGGCGGCCCATGGCCGCGTGGCGCGACCACATGCCCGAGGGCATGTACCTGAAGTCGGAGCCCTGGTCCTCCAACCTGTCCGCGCCGGACGGGCGGCACACCCTGGCCGAGTACTGCGCCTCCCGGGGAACGGTCGCGGAACACGGCACTCCGCTGCCCATCGGCACGTTCAGCGGGTACGGGATGTGGTTCGCCCGGCACGCAGGGCCGCCGGTGGAGGAGGTGACCGTCACGGAGGTGACCCCGGAGGGGGAGGGTTTTCGCGTCCGCACCGCCGAGGGACCGCCCCTGCTCGCCCGCACGGTCGCCGTCGCGGTCGGGGTGATGCCCTTCACCCAGTACCCCGAGGCGCTGGCGGACCTCCCGCCCGCCCACTACTCGCACAGCAGCGGCCACCGGGACCTGTCCGGCTTCGCCGGCCATGACGTCGCCGTGCTCGGAGCCGGGCAGGCGGCGCTGGAGACCGCCGCCCTGCTGGCCGAGCGGGGGGCCCGGCCGTGCCTGGTCGCCCGGCGCTCCCGGCTGAACTGGAACACCGTCCCGCAGCCCCTGGCCAGGCCTGCGCTGCGCGCTCTGCGCGAGCCGCACAGCGGTCTCGGCACGGGTTGGCGCAGTTGGGTGTGGTCGGAACTGCCGTGGGCGGTGCGCCGGCTGCCCGCGCACACCCGGGAGCGGATCGCGGCGACCGCGCTGGGCCCGGCCGGCGCCTGGTGGCTGCGGGACCGTTTCGAGCGGCGGGTGCCGGCGCTCCTCGGGCACCGGCTGCACCGGGCGGTGGCGGCGGGCGAGCGGACCCGGCTCGGGCTGACCACACCGGCGGGTGAATCCACGGTCCTGGACGTCTCCCACGTCATCGCGGCCACCGGCTTCGTCCCCGACCTGGCCCGGTTGGGGATGCTCGACGCCCCCCTGCGCGCCGCGCTGCGGACCGTGGGCGGCGGCAGGGCCCCGGAACTGGGCCCCGGCTTCGAGTCCTCATGGCCCGGACTGTTCTTCGCCGGGCTGTTGGCGGCTCCCTCATTCGGCCCTTCCATGCGATTCGTGCACGGAGCGGGCTTCACGGCGGGGAGACTGGTGGCAGGAGTCCGCAAACGCCTCGGTGCCCGGCGTCCGCGGCCGGGCCCGCCCGGTGTCGCCCGATGGGACCGGGTCGCTTCCCCCGGGCCGGGCCCGGGGGTGCCCCCGGGGCATCCGAAGACGTACCTGCGGTGA
- a CDS encoding SpoIIE family protein phosphatase, whose protein sequence is MAAAERDAPGPARRTPVTDAGERLALNGMGSFEWDLDSGTVALDAAAMAVFDVEPGEYDGTPESAAQRVRPEDAARLRETIAGVLVEGGETFGAYFTVHRRDGRDQWTHTTGRVVRGTEGQPPHIAGIVRDAAAELAHATLLRKLEAARAQQTTIVQRTTEALSRAVTVDDVTAALTGAGALERLGADGLALGLVEGGTMKIIALSGESLEILSERRFTRMDGSLPLSHAVLTRQARFVTSLTELGEEFPLLADYLGRIRFDAAAYLPLIAQAKAIGGLVLFYRHREEFSPEERNLCLGLAGIVAQSLQRALLFDQEREFATGLQAAMLPRRIPEISGGEIAVRYHAAWSGREVGGDWYDVIALPRNRVGIVVGDVQGHDTHAAAIMGQLRIALRAYAGEGHPPSTVLARASRFLAELDTERFATCLYAQVDLETGGVRAVRAGHLGPLIRHTDGRTGWPNVRGGLPLGLASAFEQEDFPETQLDLVPGETLVLCTDGLVEEPGTAITAGMDALAHAVRSGPQDAGALADHLSDRLWERWGSGDDVALLVLRRAPDPGTHRAPRIHQYIHQADPEGLREARYALRQALRDWGVPELADDVEVAAGELLVNALLHTDGGAVLTMEVLPEPVRRIRLWVKDRSSVWPRRRSPGEAATTGRGLLLVDALAAHWGVESRGDGKAVWCEFDIGDSSRSAG, encoded by the coding sequence GTGGCAGCGGCGGAGCGCGACGCACCCGGGCCGGCCCGGCGGACCCCCGTGACCGATGCCGGGGAGCGGCTCGCGCTGAACGGCATGGGCAGCTTCGAGTGGGATCTGGACTCGGGGACGGTGGCGCTGGACGCGGCCGCCATGGCCGTGTTCGACGTGGAGCCGGGGGAGTACGACGGAACCCCGGAGAGCGCCGCGCAGCGCGTCCGGCCCGAGGACGCGGCCCGGCTGCGCGAGACCATCGCCGGGGTGCTGGTGGAAGGCGGGGAGACCTTCGGCGCGTACTTCACCGTGCACCGGCGGGACGGCAGGGACCAGTGGACGCACACCACGGGCCGCGTGGTGCGGGGCACCGAGGGACAGCCCCCGCACATCGCCGGGATCGTCCGGGACGCTGCGGCCGAGCTGGCCCACGCGACGCTGCTGCGCAAGCTGGAGGCGGCGCGCGCCCAGCAGACCACGATCGTGCAGCGGACCACCGAGGCCCTGTCGCGGGCGGTGACGGTCGACGACGTCACGGCAGCGCTGACCGGCGCGGGCGCGCTGGAGCGGCTCGGAGCCGACGGGCTGGCCCTGGGGCTGGTCGAGGGCGGCACCATGAAGATCATCGCGCTGAGCGGCGAGTCGCTGGAGATCCTCAGCGAGCGCAGGTTCACCCGGATGGACGGGTCGCTGCCGCTCTCGCACGCGGTGCTGACCCGGCAGGCACGTTTCGTCACCTCGCTCACCGAGCTCGGCGAAGAGTTCCCGCTGCTCGCGGACTACCTCGGCCGCATCCGGTTCGACGCCGCCGCCTACCTGCCGCTGATCGCCCAGGCCAAGGCCATCGGCGGGCTGGTCCTCTTCTACCGGCACCGCGAGGAGTTCAGTCCGGAGGAGCGCAACCTGTGCCTGGGCCTGGCGGGCATCGTCGCCCAGTCGCTCCAGCGGGCGCTGCTCTTCGACCAGGAGCGGGAGTTCGCGACGGGCCTGCAGGCGGCCATGCTGCCGCGCCGGATCCCGGAGATCTCCGGCGGGGAGATCGCGGTCCGCTACCACGCCGCGTGGAGCGGGCGGGAGGTCGGCGGCGACTGGTACGACGTGATCGCACTGCCCCGCAACCGGGTCGGCATCGTGGTGGGCGACGTCCAGGGCCATGACACGCACGCCGCGGCCATCATGGGCCAGCTGCGGATCGCGCTGCGGGCGTACGCCGGGGAGGGACACCCGCCGTCCACCGTGCTGGCGCGGGCTTCGCGCTTCCTCGCCGAACTGGACACCGAGCGCTTCGCCACCTGCCTGTACGCGCAGGTGGACCTGGAGACCGGCGGCGTACGCGCGGTCCGGGCGGGCCACCTCGGCCCGCTGATCCGCCACACGGACGGGCGAACGGGCTGGCCCAACGTCCGCGGCGGCCTGCCGCTGGGCCTGGCCTCAGCCTTCGAGCAGGAGGATTTCCCGGAGACCCAGCTCGACCTGGTCCCGGGCGAGACGCTCGTCCTGTGCACCGACGGCCTCGTGGAGGAGCCCGGCACGGCCATCACCGCCGGCATGGACGCCCTCGCCCACGCGGTGCGCAGCGGCCCGCAGGACGCCGGGGCGCTCGCCGACCACCTCTCGGACCGGCTGTGGGAGCGCTGGGGCTCCGGCGACGACGTGGCCCTGCTGGTGTTGCGCAGGGCCCCCGACCCCGGCACCCACCGGGCGCCGCGCATCCACCAGTACATCCACCAGGCGGACCCCGAAGGCCTCCGTGAGGCCCGCTACGCCCTGCGCCAGGCCCTGCGCGACTGGGGTGTGCCGGAGCTCGCCGACGACGTGGAGGTGGCGGCGGGGGAGCTGCTGGTCAACGCCCTCCTGCACACCGATGGCGGGGCGGTGCTGACCATGGAGGTGCTGCCGGAGCCGGTGCGGCGGATCCGGCTGTGGGTCAAGGACCGCTCCAGCGTGTGGCCGCGCCGGCGAAGCCCGGGCGAGGCGGCCACCACGGGGCGCGGGCTGCTGCTGGTGGACGCCCTGGCCGCGCACTGGGGCGTGGAGTCCCGGGGCGACGGCAAGGCGGTGTGGTGCGAGTTCGACATCGGCGACAGCTCCCGGAGCGCCGGGTGA
- a CDS encoding DUF6299 family protein gives MRISPRRMALAAFSALAATTLFCAPAGATVFSQGISVHHDAYVAGDGTVTLSGSYHCEQASPSGAMQIKATVEHEGGRLSIGAEQPVCDGTERRWVATAPGRWVDVRPGRAVVTAELQEVRLSGLMPRSVSTVAQDRQDVEVRRH, from the coding sequence ATGCGCATCTCCCCCCGCCGAATGGCCCTCGCGGCCTTCTCCGCACTGGCCGCCACCACGCTGTTCTGTGCCCCGGCCGGCGCCACCGTTTTCAGTCAAGGTATTTCCGTGCATCACGACGCGTACGTCGCGGGCGACGGCACCGTCACCCTTTCCGGGTCCTACCACTGCGAGCAGGCTTCACCCTCGGGGGCGATGCAGATCAAGGCGACCGTCGAACACGAGGGCGGCCGGCTGAGCATCGGGGCGGAGCAGCCCGTCTGCGACGGCACGGAGCGCCGGTGGGTGGCCACGGCCCCGGGCCGCTGGGTGGACGTGCGCCCGGGCCGCGCGGTGGTCACCGCCGAGCTCCAGGAGGTCCGGCTCTCGGGCCTGATGCCGAGGTCGGTCAGCACCGTCGCCCAGGACCGGCAGGACGTCGAGGTCCGCAGGCACTGA
- a CDS encoding DUF4352 domain-containing protein, whose product MRQPALPTLALLPLLLFGASACQGAREGVALAPAAAPAVPVDDGAPGGEEGPVRPVAKDAHVGDALRVHGTQVGRHLEVVLGAYVDPAISADKNFAPPAGKRWVAASMSFVNVGGASYGALGRMWAHDGAGQRHPVVPTGELTTGKPIVFDSLEVGERAEGWVVFEIPENARIVRLEYQDTNIRANAGEGFWAV is encoded by the coding sequence ATGCGCCAGCCCGCCCTCCCCACCCTCGCCCTCCTCCCGCTGCTGCTGTTCGGTGCCTCCGCCTGCCAGGGCGCTCGCGAGGGAGTCGCCCTCGCCCCGGCCGCGGCCCCGGCCGTCCCGGTGGACGACGGGGCTCCCGGGGGCGAGGAGGGTCCCGTACGGCCGGTCGCGAAGGACGCCCATGTGGGTGACGCCCTGCGGGTGCACGGCACGCAGGTGGGCCGCCACCTGGAGGTCGTGCTCGGTGCGTACGTGGATCCGGCGATCAGTGCCGACAAGAACTTCGCCCCGCCCGCCGGCAAGCGCTGGGTGGCCGCCTCGATGTCGTTCGTCAACGTGGGCGGTGCCTCGTACGGGGCTCTCGGACGCATGTGGGCGCACGACGGCGCGGGGCAGCGCCACCCGGTGGTGCCCACCGGTGAGCTGACGACCGGCAAACCCATCGTCTTCGATTCCCTGGAGGTCGGTGAGCGGGCAGAGGGGTGGGTGGTGTTCGAAATCCCGGAAAACGCGCGCATTGTGCGGCTGGAATACCAGGACACGAACATCCGGGCGAATGCCGGAGAGGGATTCTGGGCTGTCTAG
- a CDS encoding DUF5949 family protein: MTSTQAEIDRSQLGTLSVLAWIGDPSEAHDIPYLLAYTLGDGPGGREAGEVAARGLLEEIGLPIGDVVMDGTRNPAGFPVQILLEGNQIALTLPGMNAQCTAPDEWVAAADESGQVYFLFATRAWPEAVPGRPVDATTLQAFAGDEEVLTASAHCVLSVRRLQK, encoded by the coding sequence ATGACTTCTACTCAAGCCGAAATCGACCGGTCCCAGCTCGGCACCCTTTCGGTGCTCGCCTGGATCGGCGACCCCTCCGAGGCACACGACATCCCGTACCTCCTCGCCTACACCCTGGGCGACGGCCCGGGCGGCCGGGAGGCCGGGGAGGTGGCGGCTCGCGGGCTGCTGGAGGAGATCGGCCTGCCCATCGGTGACGTCGTCATGGACGGCACCCGCAACCCCGCCGGCTTCCCGGTGCAGATCCTGCTGGAGGGCAACCAGATCGCGCTCACCCTGCCCGGGATGAACGCACAGTGCACTGCCCCCGACGAGTGGGTCGCCGCGGCCGACGAGAGCGGGCAGGTGTACTTCCTCTTCGCCACGCGCGCCTGGCCCGAGGCGGTCCCGGGGCGGCCCGTCGACGCGACGACCCTCCAGGCCTTCGCGGGCGACGAGGAGGTCCTCACGGCCAGCGCCCACTGCGTGCTCTCCGTGCGGCGCCTGCAGAAGTAG
- a CDS encoding cytochrome P450 has translation MTLPAQRHGTGPGGELAEPGFWQQPPAHRLAVFARLRAAEGPVFVPEGAGHWALVRHAHVQEASRLPKVFASAPGVTTPEPARWVRALFGDSMVNLDGPDHARLRRIVQRAFTPRLLAAAEADIHAVAARIVDDVLADRPDEFVSAVASRLPLEVICNMMGIPERFRAEIADRVNHASENIGVERGLLSRLRMPGRGLRALARMQRMVAGIGRERRKNPADDLISALVCANVDGQALGARQLGAFFSLLMVAGVETTRNAITHGLTLLTDHPDQRDLLMSDFETYADGAVDEIIRHSTPIIQFRRTVTAEHTMGGRVFRPGEKVVLYYASANRDASVFPDPDAFMITRSPNPHLGFGGGGPHFCLGAHLARVEMKALFRELLTRPVGLRAVGLPDLAGSSFDNRVRSLGFVFERP, from the coding sequence ATGACACTCCCGGCGCAACGCCACGGCACCGGACCCGGCGGGGAACTGGCCGAGCCGGGCTTCTGGCAGCAGCCGCCCGCACACCGGCTCGCCGTCTTCGCCCGCCTGCGCGCCGCCGAAGGCCCCGTGTTCGTGCCCGAGGGGGCCGGCCACTGGGCCCTCGTCCGACACGCCCACGTGCAGGAGGCCAGCCGGCTCCCCAAGGTCTTCGCCAGTGCCCCCGGAGTGACCACTCCCGAACCGGCCCGCTGGGTGCGGGCCCTGTTCGGCGACTCCATGGTCAACCTGGACGGCCCGGACCACGCCAGGCTCCGCCGGATCGTCCAGCGGGCCTTCACTCCCCGCCTGCTGGCTGCGGCCGAGGCCGACATCCACGCCGTGGCCGCCCGCATCGTGGACGACGTACTGGCCGACCGGCCCGACGAGTTCGTCTCGGCGGTGGCCTCCCGGCTGCCGCTGGAGGTCATCTGCAACATGATGGGCATCCCTGAGCGCTTCCGCGCCGAGATCGCCGACCGGGTCAACCATGCCTCCGAGAACATCGGCGTGGAGCGCGGCCTGCTCTCCCGGCTGCGGATGCCCGGCCGCGGGCTGCGCGCGCTCGCCCGGATGCAGCGGATGGTGGCGGGCATCGGCAGGGAGCGGCGCAAGAACCCGGCCGACGACCTGATCTCGGCGCTGGTCTGCGCGAACGTCGACGGACAGGCCCTCGGGGCCCGCCAACTCGGCGCCTTCTTCTCGCTCCTGATGGTCGCCGGGGTGGAGACCACCCGCAACGCCATCACCCACGGGCTGACCCTGCTGACCGACCACCCCGACCAACGGGACCTGCTGATGTCGGACTTCGAGACGTACGCGGACGGCGCGGTGGACGAGATCATCCGGCACTCGACGCCGATCATCCAGTTCCGCCGGACGGTGACCGCCGAGCACACCATGGGCGGCCGCGTCTTCCGGCCGGGCGAGAAGGTGGTCCTGTACTACGCCTCCGCCAACCGCGACGCGTCGGTCTTCCCCGACCCGGACGCCTTCATGATCACCCGCTCGCCCAATCCGCACCTGGGCTTCGGCGGCGGCGGACCGCATTTCTGCCTGGGTGCGCACCTGGCCCGGGTGGAGATGAAGGCGCTCTTCCGCGAGCTGCTGACCCGGCCGGTCGGGCTGCGCGCGGTGGGCCTGCCGGACCTGGCGGGTTCCAGCTTCGACAACCGGGTCCGCTCGCTCGGATTCGTCTTCGAGCGGCCCTGA